The Pongo abelii isolate AG06213 chromosome 23, NHGRI_mPonAbe1-v2.0_pri, whole genome shotgun sequence genome includes a window with the following:
- the LRRC75B gene encoding leucine-rich repeat-containing protein 75B isoform X2, translated as MSIDTAPGCVAVTSHWTQTPSHTLSAQTQTPQAQSRLESERKKNMLTWLVPTPWNWRQWTTAPSRGLVWPPPPVDYELWKSSDKICRQLIYHLTPHSKQQQGSSLRQRKTQSCLKSSLQKTLLAGETVDLSGIPLSTQDVQHITRYLSTHGAVLAVLDLSFTGLSDELLHLLLPSLWALPRLTQLLLNGNRLTRATARKLTDAIKDTTKFPALAWVDLGNNVDVASLPQPLLVGLRRRLSQRTSLPTIYEGLDLEPEGGAAGATTPASTWHSTAAGLGPEPQACCAR; from the exons CCCTGTCAGCCCAGACCCAGACCCCGCAGGCGCAGTCTCGCTTGGAGAGTGAGAGGAAGAAGAACATGCTGACCTGGCTTGTTCCTACTCCCTGGAATTGGCGTCAGTGGACCACGGCTCCCTCGAGGGGCCTGGTCTGGCCTCCTCCCCCTGTG GACTACGAGCTCTGGAAGTCCTCGGACAAGATCTGCCGACAACTCATCTACCACCTCACCCCTCACTCGAAGCAGCAGCAAGGGTCCAGCCTGCGCCAGAGGAAGACCCAGAGCTG CCTCAAGAGCAGCCTCCAGAAGACTCTGCTGGCAGGGGAGACTGTGGACCTCTCAGGCATCCCGCTGTCGACACAGGACGTGCAACACATCACACGCTACCTGAGCACCCATGGTGCTGTACTGGCAGTGCTGGACCTGAGCTTCACAGGGCTGAGtgatgagctgctgcacctgctgCTGCCCAGCCTGTGGGCGCTGccccgcctcacccagctcctgCTCAACGGCAACCGACTGACACGGGCCACTGCCCGCAAGCTCACTGATGCCATCAAGGACACCACCAAGTTCCCTGCATTGGCCTGGGTGGACCTGGGCAACAATGTGGATGTGgcttccctgccccagcccctgctgGTCGGCCTGCGCCGGCGGCTGAGCCAGCGCACCTCACTCCCCACCATCTACGAGGGCCTGGACCTTGAGCCTGAGGGCGGTGCGGCTGGGGCCACCACCCCTGCCTCCACCTGGCACTCCACAGCTGCTGGGCTGGGACCCGAGCCCCAGGCCTGCTGCGCCAGGTGA